AGAAGTTCTTCCTTTCAGTTTATGGGTCAATACTATTGACCATCACTGAGCTATTCTTATTAGCAAAGTGAGGTGTTTGCAGTAGGTTTTCTGAATATGAAAATGATTTACATCTATATGCTATATTACATAGTTTCCTTTAATGAAAGCTGAATATCTTCTTAAAAAAGGCTTAAGGTTCTAATTTCAGATGTTCATTCTCAATACACTTTTGGAGCATTGTAATGTTGACTGAGCCTAAATTGAAAACtgtctgtattttattattttcaaaaataaccaaatttttttacattttaattacccaaatgatttgttttattagtttccCCTAATCAAAACAGATACCTATATGAATGGGAGATACCCATTATGGATATAGAATTTTCATTCCTTATGTAagaggtttttattattttgttcctaCAATATTGACAATCATTTACTCTGTAATTCTACATATTACCATTCAGTTTTTGTCTATccacaaactattttaaaataacagctgctctaggggtgcctgggtggctcagtcagttaagtgtctgactcttcatttcgctcatatcatgatctcggggtcatgagatcgagtcctgccttgggctctgtgctcagcgtggagtctgcttaagattctctctctccctgttccctACTCCCTCccgctcacattctctctcaaataaataagttaatttaaaaaaataaaataaaacatattcctTTCCTAAGAATCTCAGTTGATACAACAAAGAAGCAAACGATCTTAAATGATATGTTTTAATATGAGTAAAGGCAGAGTGAGATGGTTACTCTCAAACAACCAGCCCTAAGTGCAAATGGCTGCCACTTCCTGGAGAGAATTTACCTCTAGAAAAAGTTaaccaaaactttaaaattgTTCAGAGCATTTAATTCAGCAATTCCCCATCCTAAAGAAACAATTAGGTATGTTCATAGAAATATGACTCAATCATAACAATAATGGATATAAATAAAGATATGATGGAATAATGGTTTGCAAGACAAAGTATGTAAAAATCAAGTGCaccaaatgcatttttaataagagGTTACAAGTAACTTTTGTTCTTATTCCAAAATTGAAACACTCTTTAGTGTATTTCAATTTGCTTTTCTACAACTAATACGTAATATTTTTGCAACTAAGTTCAAGTATGATTTAATTTTGGGTATAATACTACTTTATAAGTGATGTTCACTAAAAATAGTCTGTATGAAAATACGAATATTACACCATCAAGTGGATATCAATGTTTAAACTTATAAATGGCAAATGATCCCCATTTTGTTTCATGAGTTATAAGAATATGCATACATATCAATTCATTgagtaaaatataacaaaatatgaaCAGCAGTTGCCCATTGGTTTAGAACATATCACCAAGGTCACTCCCTCacatctgtttatatttttatgtatgtatagtGAACATGTTTGACAGAATCAGCCTTATTCAATTGACTGAGATATAAGAATGGAGTCTAggagcttctgggtggctcaatgggttaagcctctgtcttgggctcaggtcatgatcccagggttctgggatcaagtcccacatcaggctctctgctcagtagggagtctgcttccttttctctctctctctctgcctgcctctctgcctacttgtgatctctgtttgtcaaataaataataaatgaaatcttaaaaaaaaaaaatggaccctAACTgcaggtcctttttttttttttttaagattttatttatttatttaacagacagagatctcaagtaggcagagaggcaggcagagagagaagaggaagcaggatccctgcagagcagagagtccaatgtgggacttgatcctaggagcctgggatcatgacctgagccaaaggccgaggctttaacccactgagccacccagttgccccaaactAACTGTGGGTCCTTTAAGTGATGTTGTAGAAAATCATATGAATACATTATAGGGAGTATAGGAATTGATTTCATGTAAGTGTTTAGTACTGTGGTCTTAGAATAAGAGCACAcattattaggggcacctgggtagctcagttagttaacctTAAGCTtctatcttcagctcagttcatgaccacagggtcctgggatcaagttcctgtcaggttccctgttcagtggagcgcctgcttctttctcttctccctgctcctgatctctctcactatctctgtctctctctctctccaataagtaaataaaatatttttttaaaaaatacacaatattAGAATACAAAACATTTAAGGCAACTTaaacaaatttaatatatatttcaatacaCAGCTATCTACTTGACTAATAATGCATAGATAGGTTAGTGTGGATGAATTATGCATCTCTTCATataaccttttatttattataattcgCACAATAGAAATTTGTGAACTACTGTAACAGCCTTTTCTACAAAATAATGAGTCACAGACACTTTTATGAAACAAAGTAAACATTAGTTGTTTTCctccagaaaaatacagaagctACTCTCATTTGTGTACTGTTTCAGGGCATTCTTAGGTCTACAGAGCCAATTGATAGGCTCTATTAACTCTGAATAAATTAGATCTAAATCAGAACTAGTACTGGAAAAATATACCTAGATTGCTATTACACTAAATTTATAAGCAGGTgtttacagtttatttttaaaatcaaagagcATAAATAATATTTACCATAAGACAAAAACTCTCTCAGGATGTCTGCAATACATATTAGTTGGGAaaaatttactgagtgcttaaACCTAAGAGGGatccatatatttaaattttcctaaCATGATTTAAATGATTACTCAGGCACCAGAACCATCATTCTATATTATTCATTGGAGAATAGATTATttcatactattttaaaatataaaattgatcaCCCTATTTTGAAACTCACTGTAACTCTGTAGACCACATAATTCAGAAAAATGGATTTCCGGTGTTCTTACTGACTGAATTAATTCTAATACTTACTCCCAAGTAAGTAAAGACACAAAAGTATTTTATGAAGTTATTAGACACCACTAATTTATAttctgatatttctttttctttgctacaTAAAACATTGTTTAACTTCAACGAAacagtttttattaaaacaagTTGTCTCGGAGCTATTAATTCTGAGAGAAATTTGCTATTGTCATTATGAGTTTATGAAGAGACTATATCATGACCATAGAGTGGTGGGTTTGCCCTGTGAAGGGATTTACTATGTTATTACATTTAGTAATTACAATGAACAGATGCCTACATTACAGTTTTATAAAAGAGATTTCCCTTAATGATTTGCTGCATAGCATGGATCACATCCCTGTTCCTTAGACTATAAATCAGTGGGTTTAACATTGGGctcaaaaaagtataaaagactGCAAATATTTTGGACTCCTCTACGGACTTCTCAGATGGACTCCTTAAGTACATGCAGAAGAGGGTTCCATAAAATAGGGTGACTGTTGTCAAGTGGGAGCCACAAGTAGAAAAGGCCTtgcgcctgccttcagctgaaCGGATCCTCAAGATGGCTACAATAATGAACAGGTAGGACAGCACAATGATGAAGAGAGAGCTTGACAGAGTCAAACCGGCAACTACCAGCATCGCCATCTTCTTGACATAGGTGTCAGAGCAGGCCAGCAGTAGAAGAGGAGGATCTGCACAGTAGAAATGATTGATTTCAAGGGAGCCACAGAAGGACAAGTGAAAAGTCAGCAGGGTCTGGGAGAGTCCGTTAAGGTAACCACAAGCATAAGAGACCGTGACTAGACAGATGCAGATGTTCTTAGACATTCTGGTACTGTAATGCAAAGGGctacagatggccacatagcgatcCAATGCCATTGAAGCAAGGATGTAAAACTCAGTGATCACCAGGGCTATGAAGAGAAGAcactggaggacaaggggcgttagagagtagtagggaatttgggtaaattggaaggggaggtgaaccatgagagactatggactctgaaaaacagtctgaggggtttgaagtggcgggggggtgggaggttggggtaccaggtggtgggtattatagagggcacagcttgcatggagcactgggtgtggtgaaaaaataatgaatactgtttttctgaaaataaataaattgggaaaaaaaaaaaaaaaaaaaaaaaaaaaaaaaaaaaaagagaagacactgtGTGAAGCATCCGGCATAGGAGATGGTTTTCTGGTCTGAGAGGAAATTGTGCAGCATATTGGGAGTGATATTGGAGGAATAGCAAATGTCTACAAAGGAGAGGTGGCtcaggaagaaatacatgggCGTCTGGAGGTGGGAGTTGGCCCTGATCAGCACGATCATACACAGATTCCCTGCCAGCGTGACTAGGTAGACCACCAGAAACACCACAAACAGGATCTTCTCTAATACTGGGTCATCTGTGAGTCCCAAGAGAATGAATTCTGTCACAGTAGTGCGGTTTTGAGAAGACATTTTCTTATTCCTTGAAAACTGAGAGTGGCAGAGAAATGAGGAATCCTGTCTGATTAAGATTCTGCATTTATTCCATCCATTTTATCATTTACTAATTGAAATACTCAGCCACTGGGACATATCCCTATTCAAAAAAACGtatcagtggggtgcctgggtggctcagtgggttaagcctctgcctttcagctcaggtcatgatctcagggtcctgggatcgagccctgcatcaggccctctgcctgcctttctgcctacttgtgatctccctcttcTTGTCAAAtagataatatcttttttaaaaaatcagaatatctacatatttttattctgtatttgcattctctttcttttgtatCTCAAATGCacaaatacataaacatacacttttgtgtgtgtgtgtgtgtatatatatatatccatttatatGTATATCTTATATTAAgtgtaataatgtaataatattgcatattttatgtgtatacatattcACACATCTATACCTGTCTTCTTGAGGaactctatatttaattttttcacccttaagaaataaaaaacaaaggaacaaaattcAGATATGAAAGTCACTAATAATTGGCATCATTCAAGTGGGGCATAAAAGGAATTCGGGTGTCTAGGATCCCACCAACTATGATACACTGTTGTTTCAGAAATTTTGTAATAGATAAATGTTCATCATagataattcatttcttttttctcaattaTAAAACAAAGACCACAGTGAAAAATCTTCACCCACATGTTTTATTATGCTTTGGCACATTCTTAAAATTGGAAGAGCTGATTAAAattatacaaacatttttttaagactcCCGAAAACATCCTGTTAAATTGATTTCCAGAAAAACTATATATTATTGTTTTCTTGACATCTGTGATGATGTGGAATGTACCAGTCTTTTGgaattcaaatataaatacacaaaagtctcaaactactagaactcatacagcaattcagcaacgtggcaggatacaaagtcaatgtgcagaaatcagtggctttcttatacactaacaatgaaaatacagaaagggaaattagagaatcgattccatttactatagcaccaagaaccgtaagatacctgggaataaacctaactaaagaggtaaaggatctatacttgaggaactatagaacactcatgaaagaaattgaagaagacacaaaaagatggaagaccatttcatgctcttggatcggaagaataaacattgttaaaatgtctatactgcctagagcaatctatacttttaatgccattccgatcaaaattccaccggtattcttcaaagagctggagcaaataatcctaaaatttgtatggaatcagaagagaccccgaatcgctaaggaaatgttgaaaaacaaaaataaagctggcggcatcaccttacctgatttcaagctttattacaaagctgtgatcaccaagacagcatggtactgtcataaaaacagacacatagaccagtggaacagagtagagagccctgatatggcccctcaactctatggtcaattaatcttcgacaaaacaggaaaaaatatacagtggaaaaaagacagtctcttcaataaatggtgctgggaaaactggacagctatatgtagaagaatgaaactcgaccattctcttacaccgtacacaaagatcaactcaaaatggataaaagacctcaacgtgagacaggaatccatcagaatcctagaggagaacataggcagtaatctcttcgatatcagcctcagcaacttctttcaagatacgtctccaaaggcaaaggaaacaaaagcgaaaataaacttttgggacttcatcaaaatcaaaagcttctgcacagcaaaggaaacagtcaaaaaaacaaagaggcaacccacggaatgggagaagatatttgcaaatgacagtacagacaaaaggttgatatccaggatctataatgaactcctcaaactcaacacacacgaaacaggcaaacacatcaaaaaatgggcagaagatatgaacagacacttctccaatcaagacatacaaatggctatcagacacatgaaaaaatgttcatcatcattagccctcatggagattcaaattaaaaccacattgagatatcaccttacaccagttagaatggccaaaattaacaaaacaggaaacaacatgtgttggagaggatgtggagaaaggggaaccctcttacactgttggtgggaatgcaaaaaagtttcttattttaaaggtgtttttttgtttgtttctttgtttgttggtTTGAAATTATCACTATTTATTTAGGGGTGATTGGTTTTTGCCTTAGGTTTATTTATGGACATTTAGGACCAAGATCCCTTGAACTACACATTATGTAAGATTAATCTGATACTTACTGGAAGGATAAACCAGTGGTATAATAGTAAGCTGGAGGGAGCCCTGATAGGTAGCATTTGCCATTTTCATTGTTATAAGCACTTCCACACTGGCCAATTTCAAGACAATCCCTTTAACAACTGGCTTGCAAACCTGAATATTTAAGAATTGGCTCTATGAAGTCAGCTGAAATTCATCCTTAAAGAAAACCCCATCTAAACTAAACTGGTAAATTCTCTAATTCTCCATGTTATTTGAGTACTGGAGAGGGAGTtcctatgaaaaaaataaaccccaGTTCCAATATCTTAACATATTGTTGCATTTCAGGTATGAAGTTGTCAAGTTGGaaaacatatttcatatttttaattattagtatttttactCATTAATTTTAGTATATTTGTACCTTTAAATTTTTAGGTTTCATTccctttctttaagattttattttatttatttgataaagagagagatcacaagtagcagagaggcagggggagagatggggaagaaggctccctgctgagcaaagagctcaatttggggctcgatcccaggaccctgggacaatgacctgagctgaaggcaggggcttaacccactgagccacccaggtgccccgatgtaTTTGTACTTTTACCAATCTTCTTATTGATAAAATACTTTTATCAATTTTCTACACATAGCCTTCAATATTTACGGTGTTTTAATGCTTTGAATCATATCTTTATAAGTTTACCACTTTAACTTATCTGTGACAAATACTTCCCAaaagtttcttaattttaaatagttttacgGTCATATTCAAATGACTCTTCCATTGTGAATTTCTCCATTCGAATTGACctcagaaatatttctttctgattatttAAAAGCTTAATACCTACTTTAATTCAAATCAACatagttttgatattttttctttcagtgtttgaaaTGATGCACAATTGAGGAGTATGTGTGGGCACATCAGTCTTTCGGGGGACAGTTGCTAGCGAAAGACAACTTAGTTGGAAATAAGATTCTATATTTAGATAGCATTGCTGAATAATAATGTTACATTATGGACACTGGtgtgacacaaaaataaatgtttgtgtaaCATGTTAATAAATATACCATTAATATGAGTTCAACGTTTTGCTCTTGATTTACAAGGCACAACATACCTTTGCTttcctgccaaaaaaaaaaaaaaaactta
The genomic region above belongs to Neovison vison isolate M4711 chromosome 7, ASM_NN_V1, whole genome shotgun sequence and contains:
- the LOC122914460 gene encoding olfactory receptor 5M1, which produces MSSQNRTTVTEFILLGLTDDPVLEKILFVVFLVVYLVTLAGNLCMIVLIRANSHLQTPMYFFLSHLSFVDICYSSNITPNMLHNFLSDQKTISYAGCFTQCLLFIALVITEFYILASMALDRYVAICSPLHYSTRMSKNICICLVTVSYACGYLNGLSQTLLTFHLSFCGSLEINHFYCADPPLLLLACSDTYVKKMAMLVVAGLTLSSSLFIIVLSYLFIIVAILRIRSAEGRRKAFSTCGSHLTTVTLFYGTLFCMYLRSPSEKSVEESKIFAVFYTFLSPMLNPLIYSLRNRDVIHAMQQIIKGNLFYKTVM